A section of the Acanthochromis polyacanthus isolate Apoly-LR-REF ecotype Palm Island chromosome 1, KAUST_Apoly_ChrSc, whole genome shotgun sequence genome encodes:
- the cdkn1d gene encoding cyclin-dependent kinase inhibitor 1D isoform X1 — translation MITGDMAMASTSASTSGPTSGSDSEASRLGGIEAWKLKVGPVRRNLFGPVDHQQLQKDFQRLLCMSVEVANKRWNFDFQSDVPGKGSSMEWEALRCQDVPVFYRSCMVQPVVRPAAETTKGKRWASSSSSEGSPESSSSSGSGDEYLEVTTRGCYRLQRPGKRRQAAITDFFKVKKRKLLHYKVSSRQ, via the exons ATGATAACGGG GGACATGGCCATGGCCTCTACATCAGCATCCACATCAGGACCGACTTCGGGGTCCGACTCGGAGGCTTCTCGTCTGGGAGGCATTGAGGCATGGAAGCTGAAGGTGGGTCCAGTGAGGAGGAACCTCTTTGGGCCCGTTGACCACCAGCAGCTGCAGAAGGACTTCCAGCGACTGCTCTGCATGAGCGTGGAGGTGGCCAACAAGCGCTGGAACTTTGACTTCCAGAGCGACGTGCCGGGGAAAGGCTCCAGCATGGAGTGGGAGGCGCTGAGGTGCCAGGACGTTCCGGTGTTTTACCGCAGCTGTATGGTGCAGCCGGTGGTGAGGCCTGCAGCCGAGACGACCAAAGGCAAGAGGTGGGCGTCGTCTTCGTCCAGCGAGGGCTCACCGGAGTCCAGCAGCTCGTCTGGGTCCGGTGACGAGTACCTGGAAGTGACCACAAGGGGGTGCTACCGGCTCCAACGGCCGGGGAAACGCAGACAGGCGGCCATCACAG ATTTCTTCaaggtgaagaagaggaagctGCTGCATTACAAAGTATCGTCTCGGCAGTAG
- the cdkn1d gene encoding cyclin-dependent kinase inhibitor 1D isoform X2 has translation MAMASTSASTSGPTSGSDSEASRLGGIEAWKLKVGPVRRNLFGPVDHQQLQKDFQRLLCMSVEVANKRWNFDFQSDVPGKGSSMEWEALRCQDVPVFYRSCMVQPVVRPAAETTKGKRWASSSSSEGSPESSSSSGSGDEYLEVTTRGCYRLQRPGKRRQAAITDFFKVKKRKLLHYKVSSRQ, from the exons ATGGCCATGGCCTCTACATCAGCATCCACATCAGGACCGACTTCGGGGTCCGACTCGGAGGCTTCTCGTCTGGGAGGCATTGAGGCATGGAAGCTGAAGGTGGGTCCAGTGAGGAGGAACCTCTTTGGGCCCGTTGACCACCAGCAGCTGCAGAAGGACTTCCAGCGACTGCTCTGCATGAGCGTGGAGGTGGCCAACAAGCGCTGGAACTTTGACTTCCAGAGCGACGTGCCGGGGAAAGGCTCCAGCATGGAGTGGGAGGCGCTGAGGTGCCAGGACGTTCCGGTGTTTTACCGCAGCTGTATGGTGCAGCCGGTGGTGAGGCCTGCAGCCGAGACGACCAAAGGCAAGAGGTGGGCGTCGTCTTCGTCCAGCGAGGGCTCACCGGAGTCCAGCAGCTCGTCTGGGTCCGGTGACGAGTACCTGGAAGTGACCACAAGGGGGTGCTACCGGCTCCAACGGCCGGGGAAACGCAGACAGGCGGCCATCACAG ATTTCTTCaaggtgaagaagaggaagctGCTGCATTACAAAGTATCGTCTCGGCAGTAG
- the phax gene encoding phosphorylated adapter RNA export protein: MADGGHLMDGNLEDGEISSSDTEMGTAVAARPLVPAAFSDQSFQSRAQPPAYRSSGRTVESSDTDPDSSDEEAAVWRRKRQKVSNAPPCAVRPGPNPVPAPGALGGRKVNNIWGSVVQEQCQDAVTAELGIFGMEGVGMSSRNVETYNFVLARKIMEKEREMENRARNEGEVSMLDEELEDYMKGRGSEDRVGGDSKRKRSAKERLGPRAEMDVKGRYEISEDDPDDKVVDEIAHRLQEPKKELIRRVVHIVGKKKAIELLGETATLEDNGGVYTMDGSRRRTPGGVYLNLLKNTPSISKSQIRQIFFEEQQNDQKSKKAAQKRRRHMVAKKMKQAIGTLNLQEHDDVSRETFASDTNEALESLEEAAEEEEGEEEAAVGTEETPVVYNSADLEVF, translated from the coding sequence ATGGCGGATGGCGGACATCTGATGGACGGTAACCTGGAAGATGGAGAGATCTCCAGCTCGGACACTGAGATGGGAACCGCCGTAGCAGCCCGACCCCTGGTTCCAGCCGCGTTCAGTGACCAGTCCTTCCAGAGCAGAGCCCAGCCTCCAGCCTATCGCAGCTCTGGCAGGACGGTGGAGTCCAGCGACACTGACCCGGATTCATCAGACGAGGAGGCGGCGGTTTGGCGCCGGAAGCGACAGAAAGTGTCCAACGCTCCTCCGTGTGCCGTCCGGCCGGGCCCGAACCCAGTGCCCGCCCCTGGCGCGCTGGGAGGCCGCAAGGTGAACAACATTTGGGGCTCCGTGGTCCAGGAGCAGTGCCAGGACGCCGTGACTGCAGAGCTCGGTATATTCGGAATGGAGGGGGTTGGCATGTCCAGCAGAAATGTGGAGACCTATAACTTCGTCCTGGCCCGTAAGATCatggagaaggagagggagatggagaaccGGGCAAGGAATGAAGGAGAGGTGAGCATGCTGGATGAGGAGCTGGAGGATTACATGAAGGGCCGGGGGTCAGAGGACAGGGTAGGGGGGGACTCCAAGAGGAAGAGGTCAGCTAAAGAGAGACTGGGCCCCAGAGCTGAGATGGATGTCAAGGGCCGATATGAGATCAGTGAGGATGACCCTGATGATAAGGTGGTAGATGAGATTGCACACAGGCTGCAGGAACCCAAAAAGGAACTGATAAGACGTGTTGTTCACATAGTTGGGAAGAAAAAAGCCATAGAACTGCTTGGAGAGACGGCCACGCTGGAGGACAACGGTGGTGTGTACACTATGGATGGCAGCAGGCGACGGACCCCAGGTGGAGTGTACCTGAACCTGCTGAAGAACACACCCAGCATCTCCAAGTCCCAGATCAGGCAGATCTTCTTTGAGGAACAACAGAATGACCAAAAGAGCAAGAAGGCTGCCCAGAAGAGGAGGCGGCACATGGTGGCCAAGAAGATGAAGCAGGCCATCGGCACGCTGAACCTGCAGGAGCACGATGATGTCTCCAGGGAGACTTTTGCTAGTGATACCAATGAGGCCTTGGAGTCGCTGgaggaggctgcagaggaggaggagggtgaggaggaagctgctgtgggCACTGAGGAGACACCCGTGGTCTACAACTCAGCAGACCTGGAGGTCTTCTGA